A window of Solea senegalensis isolate Sse05_10M linkage group LG20, IFAPA_SoseM_1, whole genome shotgun sequence contains these coding sequences:
- the LOC122786798 gene encoding G-protein coupled receptor 20-like has protein sequence APNTELLLRPDLINCSNWSQQWGAPHLHRLAHLDVQLYQDFYAVWVSLMVCNCLMLVGGVVLNCLALYVFCGASAHSSASVVYTINLAVADLLVALSLPARIALYHSGGSCVACSYVHTFSYFVNMYCSILFLTSICIDRYLAVVHMSSTLHRWRTTGAAKCISGTVWFIAVVVTYSFQTTALEFSSSCVLLPALFYLTILEFLLPLLVVVVFTLRVACFLSSSHGLIPQQSRARRARAIRLLATVLVVFTICFTPFHIRQVLVYFRVKVGGEGPSQGAGHVLAYHITVSLSSLNSCLDPVVYCFVTDSFKRVWRTRRRGRTEWDREAGHSSGGEAERISVNKCPGTALAIAHSIATLALTNTPLSAANVDQSA, from the exons GCTCCCAACACTGAGCTGCTCCTGAGACCCGACCTGATAAACTGCAGTAATTGGAGTCAGCAGTGGGGGGCGCCACATTTACACAGGTTAGCCCACCTGGATGTGCAGCTGTACCAAGACTTCTATGCTGTGTGGGTCTCTCTGATG GTGTGTAACTGCCTGATGCTGGTGGGCGGTGTTGTCCTCAACTGTCTGGCTCTCTATGTCTTCTGCGGGGCCTCTGCCCACTCCTCAGCCTCTGTGGTTTACACCATCAACTTGGCTGTAGCTGACCTGCTGGTGGCGCTGTCACTACCGGCACGCATCGCCCTGTATCACAGTGGGGGGAGCTGTGTGGCCTGCTCCTACGTTCACACCTTCAGCTACTTTGTCAACATGTACTGCAGCATCCTGTTTCTGACCAG CATCTGTATAGATCGGTACCTCGCTGTTGTCCACATGTCCAGCACTCTTCATCGATGGAGAACCACAGGAGCAGCAAAGTGCATCAGTGGCACCGTGTGGTTCATCGCTGTTGTGGTCACCTATTCTTTCCAG ACCACAGCGCTGGAGTTCAGCTCCTCCTGTGTGCTCCTCCCTGCCCTCTTCTACCTCACCATCCTGGAgttcctcctccccctgctggtCGTGGTCGTGTTCACTCTGCGTGTCgcctgttttctttcttccagtCACGGCCTGATTCCTCAGCAGAGCAGGGCGAGGAGGGCGAGGGCCATCAGGCTTCTGGCCACCGTCCTCGTGGTCTTCACCATTTGTTTCACACCCTTCCACATCCGGCAGGTGCTtgtctacttccgggtcaaagtgGGAGGGGAGGGTCCGAGTCAGGGGGCGGGGCATGTGCTTGCGTATCACATCACAGTATCTCTGAGCAGCCTCAACAGCTGCCTGGATCCAGTGGTTTACTGCTTTGTGACAGACAGCTTCAAGAGAGTgtggaggacaaggaggaggggCCGGACGGAGTGGGACAGGGAGGCCGGGCACTCGAGTGGAGGAGAAGCTGAGAGGATCTCAGTGAATAAATGTCCTGGCACGGCACTGGCAATAGCCCACAGCATAGCCACTCTCGCACTCACCAACACACCCCTCTCTGCAGCCAACGTGGACCAGTCTGCTTAG
- the cfap20 gene encoding cilia- and flagella-associated protein 20 isoform X2 — translation MFKNTFQSGFLSILYSIGSKPLQIWDKKVRNGHIKRITDNDIHSSVLEVEGTNVSTTYITCPADPKKTLGIKLPFLVMIIKNLKKYFTFEVQVLDDKNVRRRFRASNYQSTTRVKPFICTMPMRLDDGWNQIQFNLSDFTRRAYGTNYIETLRVQIHANCRIRRVYFSDRLYSEDELPAEFKLYLPVQNQKAK, via the exons ATGTTCAAAAACACATTCCAAAGCGGATTTCTGTCTATTTTATACAGCATCGGCAGCAAACCTCTGCAGATATGGGATAAGAAG gtGAGAAATGGCCACATTAAGAGAATCACAGATAATGACATTCACTCATCAGTGTTGGAAGTTGAAGGGACGAATGTGAg TACCACCTACATTACGTGTCCAGCAGACCCTAAGAAGACGTTGGGCATAAAGCTTCCATTTCTGGTCATGATCATAAAGAATCTTAAGAAGTATTTCACGTTTGAAGTCCAG GTGTTAGATGATAAAAATGTGCGCCGACGTTTCCGGGCGAGCAATTATCAGAGCACGACAAGAGTGAAGCCGTTCATCTGCACCATGCCCATGAGGCTGGACGACGGCTGGAACCAGATCCAATTCAACCTGTCCGACTTCACTAGGAGGGCGTACGGCACAAATTATATAGAGACACTGCGTGTACAG aTACACGCCAACTGTCGAATCAGACGTGTTTATTTCTCAGACAGACTGTATTCAGAGGACGAGCTCCCTGCAGAGTTTAAACTCTATCTGCCCGTCCAGAATCAGAAGGCAAAG TAG
- the cfap20 gene encoding cilia- and flagella-associated protein 20 isoform X1, translating to MFKNTFQSGFLSILYSIGSKPLQIWDKKVRNGHIKRITDNDIHSSVLEVEGTNVSTTYITCPADPKKTLGIKLPFLVMIIKNLKKYFTFEVQVLDDKNVRRRFRASNYQSTTRVKPFICTMPMRLDDGWNQIQFNLSDFTRRAYGTNYIETLRVQIHANCRIRRVYFSDRLYSEDELPAEFKLYLPVQNQKAKQ from the exons ATGTTCAAAAACACATTCCAAAGCGGATTTCTGTCTATTTTATACAGCATCGGCAGCAAACCTCTGCAGATATGGGATAAGAAG gtGAGAAATGGCCACATTAAGAGAATCACAGATAATGACATTCACTCATCAGTGTTGGAAGTTGAAGGGACGAATGTGAg TACCACCTACATTACGTGTCCAGCAGACCCTAAGAAGACGTTGGGCATAAAGCTTCCATTTCTGGTCATGATCATAAAGAATCTTAAGAAGTATTTCACGTTTGAAGTCCAG GTGTTAGATGATAAAAATGTGCGCCGACGTTTCCGGGCGAGCAATTATCAGAGCACGACAAGAGTGAAGCCGTTCATCTGCACCATGCCCATGAGGCTGGACGACGGCTGGAACCAGATCCAATTCAACCTGTCCGACTTCACTAGGAGGGCGTACGGCACAAATTATATAGAGACACTGCGTGTACAG aTACACGCCAACTGTCGAATCAGACGTGTTTATTTCTCAGACAGACTGTATTCAGAGGACGAGCTCCCTGCAGAGTTTAAACTCTATCTGCCCGTCCAGAATCAGAAGGCAAAG CAGTAG